A region from the Deinococcus sp. QL22 genome encodes:
- the murQ gene encoding N-acetylmuramic acid 6-phosphate etherase, with product MMLEPIDSVLPTAPDQDPRRTERVHPDHADLDLLDAAALVRVLVLDQQDALNAVQAAAPALAQAVEAALGRLQAGGRLVYAGAGTSGRLGVLDATELTPTFSWPPERAVPLIAGGERAIRQAVEGAEDDEEGGARDVLAVQIGPLDVLIAVAASGTTPYALGAVRAAREAGALTIALANNPGTPLLHAADCPILLDTGPEVISGSTRLKAGTAQKIALNTLSSALMVRLGKVYGNLMVDVKSTNAKLEDRAMRLVCHATGADEATAKAVLDSTGGSVKTALVMLRLNVTAADAEARLAASGGHARTALGETGGVES from the coding sequence ATGATGCTTGAGCCGATAGATTCTGTTCTGCCGACTGCCCCTGACCAAGACCCGCGCCGCACCGAACGGGTGCATCCCGACCATGCCGACCTTGATCTGCTGGACGCTGCCGCCCTCGTGCGGGTGCTGGTACTGGATCAGCAAGACGCGCTGAATGCGGTGCAGGCCGCTGCCCCAGCCCTGGCACAGGCCGTAGAAGCCGCACTGGGCCGCCTACAGGCCGGAGGCCGCCTGGTGTATGCAGGCGCGGGCACCAGCGGGCGATTGGGCGTGCTGGACGCCACCGAACTGACCCCCACCTTCTCCTGGCCGCCAGAGCGGGCTGTACCCCTGATCGCGGGCGGAGAGCGGGCCATTCGGCAGGCGGTAGAGGGTGCGGAAGACGATGAGGAAGGCGGGGCGAGGGACGTGCTGGCGGTACAGATTGGGCCACTGGATGTGCTGATTGCGGTAGCGGCCAGCGGAACCACGCCGTATGCTCTCGGCGCAGTGCGGGCCGCGAGGGAGGCGGGGGCGCTGACGATTGCACTTGCCAACAACCCCGGCACGCCCTTGCTGCACGCCGCCGACTGCCCCATTCTGCTGGACACTGGCCCCGAAGTGATCAGCGGCAGCACCCGCCTGAAAGCCGGAACCGCCCAGAAAATCGCGCTGAATACGCTGTCGAGCGCCCTGATGGTGCGGCTGGGCAAGGTATACGGCAACCTGATGGTCGACGTGAAGTCCACCAACGCCAAGTTGGAAGACCGAGCCATGAGACTGGTGTGCCACGCCACAGGCGCAGACGAAGCCACCGCGAAAGCTGTGCTGGACAGCACGGGCGGCAGTGTTAAAACAGCGTTGGTGATGCTGCGGCTGAACGTGACGGCGGCAGATGCCGAAGCGCGCTTGGCAGCGTCGGGCGGCCATGCCCGGACTGCATTGGGCGAAACAGGTGGGGTGGAGTCGTGA
- a CDS encoding serine hydrolase gives MIPDATRALLQQAVNGGGLPGAALGVVWMDGRRDTPTSDTLTLGHAQLVPDAVPLQPDFWWDLASLTKPLFTARAVLRAVEAGRLDLDDSLSAHLPDLAWMQITPLKERTLRQLLTHTAGLPAWSPLYTWGDAGTIRARLLQEPWQVAEAGQVVYSDLGYMLLGRVLERVYGQTLRDFALDDGLTFAPDLARSVATEHCLWRERMLRGETHDENAAALGGVSGHAGLFGTLAGVLAQAGALLRGGWLSPAAQALAVQPHAEGRTLAFVQAQPGWSGGSLCSPQAFGHTGFTGTGLWIDPVRGVAWVLLTNRVHPTRHSAVDIQGLRRAVGNTLLAGS, from the coding sequence GTGATTCCCGACGCCACCCGCGCCTTATTGCAGCAAGCAGTGAATGGGGGCGGTCTCCCCGGAGCCGCGCTGGGTGTCGTCTGGATGGACGGCAGGCGTGACACCCCAACATCAGACACACTGACGCTGGGGCACGCGCAACTTGTGCCGGACGCCGTGCCACTACAACCGGATTTCTGGTGGGATTTGGCGAGCCTGACCAAACCGCTGTTTACGGCGAGGGCAGTCTTGCGAGCAGTAGAAGCGGGCCGCCTCGATCTGGACGACTCCTTGTCGGCCCACTTGCCCGACCTCGCGTGGATGCAGATCACGCCGTTGAAGGAGCGCACGCTGAGGCAACTGCTGACCCACACGGCAGGCTTGCCCGCGTGGTCGCCGCTGTACACGTGGGGCGACGCCGGCACCATCCGCGCCCGCTTGTTGCAGGAGCCTTGGCAAGTGGCCGAAGCAGGGCAAGTCGTCTACTCAGATTTGGGCTACATGCTGCTGGGGCGCGTGCTGGAGCGGGTGTATGGGCAAACCCTGCGCGACTTTGCGCTGGACGACGGCCTGACCTTTGCCCCCGACCTGGCCCGAAGCGTAGCTACCGAACATTGCCTGTGGAGAGAGCGAATGCTGCGCGGCGAAACACACGACGAGAACGCCGCCGCATTGGGCGGAGTGTCGGGTCACGCAGGATTGTTCGGCACACTGGCGGGTGTACTGGCGCAGGCCGGAGCTTTGTTACGGGGTGGCTGGCTCTCCCCTGCCGCACAAGCTTTGGCAGTCCAACCTCACGCAGAAGGCCGCACTCTCGCCTTTGTGCAGGCCCAACCCGGCTGGAGCGGCGGCAGCCTGTGCAGCCCACAAGCCTTTGGTCACACCGGATTCACAGGCACTGGACTGTGGATTGACCCGGTGCGCGGCGTGGCATGGGTGCTGCTGACCAACCGCGTTCACCCAACCCGGCATTCTGCAGTTGATATTCAGGGCTTACGACGGGCGGTGGGGAACACGTTACTGGCGGGGAGTTAG
- a CDS encoding HU family DNA-binding protein has product MLLTMTKKSTKAPAKKPAAAAPKAAKAPAKAAAVAAPAESNKVAKTQLVEQIADKTGLTKKQSEEAVSAMLDVIVTAVKSGKSVGLPGLGTLSVKATAARTGVRPGTSEKIQIPAGKKVAFKVASTLKGNL; this is encoded by the coding sequence ATGCTGCTCACCATGACGAAAAAGTCGACGAAGGCCCCCGCCAAGAAACCCGCTGCCGCCGCCCCCAAAGCTGCGAAGGCCCCCGCCAAGGCTGCTGCCGTAGCCGCCCCCGCTGAAAGCAACAAGGTCGCCAAGACCCAACTCGTCGAGCAGATCGCCGACAAGACCGGCCTGACCAAGAAGCAGAGCGAAGAAGCCGTCAGCGCCATGCTCGACGTCATCGTGACCGCCGTCAAGAGCGGCAAGAGCGTGGGCCTGCCCGGCCTCGGCACCCTGAGCGTGAAGGCCACCGCCGCCCGTACCGGCGTGCGCCCCGGCACCAGCGAGAAAATCCAGATTCCCGCAGGCAAGAAAGTGGCCTTCAAGGTCGCCAGCACCCTGAAGGGCAACCTCTAA
- a CDS encoding APC family permease, translating into MRWFLDTGQPEKEGFYEEEREVKTQHHTQPWWKVMCLTGVDYFSTLGYQPGIAALAAGALSPVATLVLVLVTLFGALPMYRRVAEESPHGDGSISMLERLLAYWPSKLLVLALIGFVATGFVITITLSAADGAAHLIENPFLKEALEGTQVPVTLTLIALLGAVFLKGFKEAIGIAVGIVILYIALSAVVIGRGVLDVVGAPQVIGDWWQALTTTYLSPLALIGAALLVFPRLALGLSGFETGVVVMPLVRGNAGDTEAKPTGRIRNTKKLLTTAALIMSVLLMGSALVTTFLIPRAQFWPAITLTRNVNAADLNAGRAVFNMPLDDPARPSEVYTVPLTAGKTGTYTVQAQTSVGVVPLTITVTPTPATGSDQVRVFKPAGEANGRALAYLAHEKLGEGFGTVYDIATILILWFAGASAMAGLLNIVPRYLPRYGMAPDWARATRPLAVVFTLISALVTILFRANVDAQAGAYATGVLALMTSAAIAVFLTELRRKHRWPAFAFALVSILFLYTSAVTVISRPEGLYIALMFIGAILALSIASRVSRSTELRANSITVDDTARLIMGSTKGRPLRLIANALDAGDADEYREKELEVRADTHLPGRDTATFLEVQIRDASSFSDDLQVTGHHVGPYQILRLKGASSVPNAIAAFLLYVRDETGVPPHVYFEWDEESPVRNALRFLIAGEGDIPPLTHEILRQAEPERKRRPVVHAGG; encoded by the coding sequence ATGCGCTGGTTTCTGGACACCGGACAGCCCGAAAAAGAAGGATTTTACGAAGAAGAACGTGAGGTAAAGACCCAGCACCATACTCAGCCCTGGTGGAAAGTGATGTGCCTGACGGGTGTGGATTACTTTTCCACGCTGGGGTACCAACCGGGCATCGCAGCGCTGGCAGCGGGGGCACTGAGTCCGGTCGCAACGCTGGTATTGGTGCTGGTTACACTGTTTGGGGCGCTGCCCATGTACCGCCGCGTAGCCGAGGAAAGTCCGCACGGCGACGGCAGTATTTCTATGCTGGAACGGCTGCTGGCGTACTGGCCCAGCAAACTGCTGGTGCTGGCCCTGATCGGCTTTGTCGCCACCGGATTCGTTATTACGATCACGCTGTCGGCGGCAGACGGCGCGGCCCACCTGATCGAAAACCCGTTTCTGAAAGAGGCGCTGGAAGGCACGCAGGTTCCAGTGACCCTCACGCTGATTGCCTTGCTGGGCGCGGTCTTCCTAAAGGGGTTCAAAGAAGCCATCGGGATTGCGGTGGGCATCGTCATTTTGTATATCGCGCTGAGTGCTGTCGTCATTGGGCGCGGCGTGCTGGACGTGGTGGGCGCGCCGCAGGTCATCGGGGATTGGTGGCAGGCGCTCACGACCACCTACCTGTCGCCGCTGGCCCTAATCGGCGCGGCCCTGTTGGTGTTTCCACGCCTCGCGCTGGGCCTCAGCGGATTTGAAACGGGCGTAGTGGTGATGCCACTGGTGCGCGGCAATGCAGGCGACACCGAGGCCAAACCCACCGGGCGCATTCGGAACACCAAAAAACTGCTGACCACCGCTGCTCTGATCATGAGTGTGCTGCTGATGGGATCGGCATTGGTGACCACATTCCTCATTCCGCGTGCCCAGTTTTGGCCTGCGATTACCCTCACGCGCAATGTGAATGCTGCCGATCTGAACGCTGGCCGCGCGGTGTTTAATATGCCGTTGGACGACCCGGCCCGCCCGAGCGAGGTCTATACCGTGCCCCTGACGGCAGGCAAGACGGGCACGTACACAGTGCAGGCCCAGACATCGGTTGGAGTGGTTCCCCTGACCATAACCGTAACGCCCACGCCCGCAACAGGCAGCGATCAGGTGCGGGTCTTCAAGCCTGCCGGAGAAGCCAACGGACGGGCGTTGGCGTACCTCGCGCACGAAAAACTGGGCGAAGGCTTCGGCACGGTCTACGATATTGCCACTATCCTGATCCTGTGGTTTGCCGGGGCGAGCGCGATGGCGGGCCTGCTGAACATCGTGCCGCGCTACTTGCCCCGCTACGGCATGGCTCCCGATTGGGCACGCGCCACCCGTCCGCTGGCCGTTGTGTTCACGCTCATCAGCGCCCTCGTCACTATTCTGTTCAGGGCCAACGTAGACGCGCAGGCGGGCGCTTATGCCACCGGCGTGCTGGCGCTGATGACCTCGGCGGCCATTGCCGTGTTCCTGACCGAACTGCGACGCAAACACCGCTGGCCCGCCTTCGCGTTTGCTCTCGTCAGCATCCTGTTCCTCTATACCAGCGCCGTCACGGTCATCAGCCGCCCGGAAGGTCTGTATATCGCGCTGATGTTTATCGGAGCTATTTTGGCCCTCAGTATTGCCAGCCGGGTCAGCCGCAGCACCGAACTCCGGGCCAATTCCATTACCGTAGACGACACCGCCCGCCTGATCATGGGCAGCACCAAGGGTCGCCCGCTGCGCCTGATCGCCAACGCGCTGGACGCCGGAGATGCCGACGAATACCGCGAGAAGGAACTGGAAGTGCGGGCCGATACCCACCTGCCGGGCCGAGATACCGCCACCTTTTTAGAAGTGCAGATCCGGGATGCCAGCAGCTTCAGCGACGATCTGCAAGTGACCGGGCACCATGTCGGGCCGTATCAAATCCTGCGCCTGAAGGGAGCCAGCAGCGTGCCCAACGCCATTGCCGCCTTCCTCCTGTATGTGCGCGACGAGACGGGTGTACCGCCCCACGTGTACTTCGAATGGGATGAAGAAAGCCCGGTACGCAACGCCCTGCGCTTCCTGATTGCTGGAGAAGGCGACATTCCGCCCCTGACGCACGAGATTTTGCGGCAGGCCGAACCCGAACGCAAGCGGCGTCCGGTGGTGCACGCGGGGGGATAG
- a CDS encoding cytochrome P450 — MQRNLLSLDGADHDRLKVLVHEAFTPCRVEGMRDITQSVTDAALDRAQRLGLLDLVADFARPVPLTIIGRILGVPEQDDATFNLGMKAFVAMGGSPNPPLLAFVGYLRKLIKTRRARSGDDLISALMQAQDSPDHLTDDEIPAMVFLLLSAGHKTTVNLIGSGVLALLQHPEQLARLRADSSLLKSGIEELVRFVVPAETATERHAAEDVTIAGTRIPKGELVLAVIVSANRDPTVFQDPDSLDVGRQNNKHLSFGQGLHYCLGAPLSRLEAQIAIGTLLRRAPNLRLAAPPSGLQ; from the coding sequence CGACCATGACCGCCTGAAAGTGCTGGTACATGAGGCGTTTACGCCGTGCCGGGTGGAAGGCATGCGCGACATCACCCAGAGTGTGACCGACGCTGCGCTAGACCGGGCGCAGCGCCTCGGCCTCTTGGACTTGGTGGCCGATTTTGCCCGGCCCGTGCCCCTGACCATCATTGGCCGCATCTTGGGCGTGCCCGAGCAGGACGACGCCACATTCAACCTGGGTATGAAGGCATTTGTCGCCATGGGTGGCAGCCCCAATCCGCCGCTGCTGGCCTTTGTGGGCTACCTCCGCAAGTTGATCAAAACGCGGCGGGCGCGGTCTGGTGACGACCTGATTTCGGCTCTAATGCAGGCCCAAGACAGCCCCGATCACCTGACCGACGATGAGATTCCGGCGATGGTGTTTTTGCTGCTCAGCGCTGGACACAAAACCACCGTGAACCTGATCGGGAGTGGCGTACTGGCGTTGCTGCAACACCCTGAGCAACTGGCCCGCCTGCGAGCCGATTCCAGTCTGCTCAAATCTGGGATAGAAGAACTGGTGCGCTTCGTCGTGCCCGCCGAAACGGCCACCGAACGCCACGCCGCAGAGGACGTGACCATTGCAGGGACGCGCATTCCGAAGGGCGAATTGGTGCTGGCGGTCATCGTGTCCGCCAACCGTGACCCCACCGTATTCCAAGACCCGGATAGCTTGGATGTAGGTCGCCAGAACAACAAACACCTGTCGTTCGGTCAAGGCCTGCACTACTGCCTGGGTGCGCCCCTGTCGCGGCTAGAGGCCCAGATTGCCATCGGCACGTTGCTGAGGCGAGCGCCGAATCTGCGCTTGGCCGCCCCACCGAGTGGATTGCAGTAG